From a single Apium graveolens cultivar Ventura chromosome 2, ASM990537v1, whole genome shotgun sequence genomic region:
- the LOC141706128 gene encoding uncharacterized protein LOC141706128, protein MARTRMTARKRVGDAREYRRLFVRQPPQVPDVLDPEAVEAYEREHDEALLAEIEVADPAPTVGLEVFEYPETDPEEDSEEDPTEPDTEIAPPEDIPYGSTEVSSPEMMRVDVHQRSIERLLDRISAAQARVAELESETGVADLMDRMIALQARVTALTEELEAELGASTPVRTPTSSPVPVSPARTETDDGMDPILDGVAATPANSPLPPPLPVISLAVHDWVVGRYAADLTAAEARITELRDQLSIERHMRIEARARRGYPSARRVRRTIRRIEQRTIGRIHRLSPQRDLVSRREVIRVVVRAMRRIRDVTHG, encoded by the exons atggcccgaaccaggatgactgcccgcaaacgggtaggggacgcccgtgagtaccgtagactgttcgtccgccagccacctcag GTACCCGATGTGTTAGACCCTGAGGCTGTAGAGGCGTACGAGAGAGAGCATGATGAGGCCCTTTTAGCTGAGATCGAGGTAGCAGACCCTGCCCCCACTGTGGGCTTAGAGGTATTCGAGTACCCGGAGACTGACCCTGAGGAGGACTCAGAGGAGGACCCCACTGAGCCAGACACTGAGATAGCCCCTCCTGAGGATATTCCATACGGCAGCACGGAGGTTTCGTCTCCAGAGATGATGAGGGTGGATGTGCATCAGAGGTCGATAGAGCGTTTGTTAGATCGGATCTCAGCAGCCCAGGCTCGAGTCGCTGAGCTCGAGAGCGAGACGGGAGTAGCAGATTTGATGGATAGGATGATAGCTCTGCAGGCTAGAGTCACTGCACTGACTGAGGAGTTAGAGGCGGAGCTAGGGGCATCCACCCCAGTGAGGACACCCACCTCATCCCCTGTACCAGTTAGTCCCGCACGGACTGAGACCGACGACGGCATGGACCCTATTCTTGACGGTGTGGCAGCGACTCCTGCAAATTCCCCACTTCCACCACCCCTACCAGTCATATCCCTAGCAGTTCACGACTGGGTGGTAGGTCGCTATGCTGCTGATCTGACAGCGGCTGAGGCCCGTATTACCGAGCTGAGGGACCAGCTTTCCATCGAGCGGCACATGAGGATAGAGGCCCGAGCCAGGCGAGGATACCCCAGCGCCCGACGCGTGCGCAGGACCATTCGCCGCATAGAGCAGAGGACCATCGGTAGGATTCACCGCTTATCCCCCCAGCGTGACTTGGTGAGTAGGCGCGAGGTTATTAGGGTTGTGGTTCGCGCTATGAGGCGGATTCGTGATGTTACTCATGGCTAG